A region from the Arachis ipaensis cultivar K30076 chromosome B01, Araip1.1, whole genome shotgun sequence genome encodes:
- the LOC107641233 gene encoding ubiquitin carboxyl-terminal hydrolase 23 (The sequence of the model RefSeq protein was modified relative to this genomic sequence to represent the inferred CDS: added 67 bases not found in genome assembly): MVEASSIQAETLNPLDPSTTSASVLFHREIKFQLAKKPFKGFSSDYHIETLNPTTSEHRTPSSAMSVTPARRHDGSEFSEFGLDPELSFGITVRKIGAGLRNLGNTCFLNSVLQCLTHTEPLAAYLQSGKHKSSCHVAGFCALCAIQNHVSRALHASGRTLSPEDLVGNLRCISRNFQNARQEDAHEYMVNLLESMHKCCLPSGVPSESPSAYEKSFVHKIFGGHLRSQVKCQQCSFCSNKFDPFLDLSLEIFKAESLQKALANFTAAEWLDGGERQYNCQRCKQKVRALKQLTVHKAPYVLTIHLKRFHAHNPGQKIKKKVRFDCALDLKPFVSGSYEGDVKYSLYGVLVHSGSSTHSGHYYCYVRTSNDMWYTLDDNRVYNVSEREVLNQQAYMLFYVRDRKNIVSRKSVDIIKKENGNTDSAAANQVLKGLSNGLAENKSREPSLNAQAQIKMSNFDSSVVSFTKYSLVQQKSCPSLTGSFVQNKKPISDPSSKEQPHKGSQGGLSIVGSEHECLSTLDNSRKENCLPSCVKSLVDPAGDNTDKNVISKDVKNESLLSTLTFSSPQTSAVHRTNGSSQFHKVEVSTAASMCDATVSIECKNSIGCQGLVPNESANSSLTTESVNQKTMKKPKKKFLKYHPLRMNIRSSLLLMTVLSSRKKIHKRKKIHKRSKCHNLKKKKMDKLSSNVGPSDDGTVIEKLVEGEFQRRVNQNSAVLATAAQGGNTSCSGSSTNQFEGRQVHSLQDGKRDKMHNKFMSIPSRGFEETVVPRWDDVELPRSQLLESRNNNPVTIGYVGDEWDEEYDKGKRKKLRSNKPSFGGPNLFQEIATEKSKSKKAKLDQSSSGNVPFRI; encoded by the exons ATGGTGGAGGCCTCGTCGATCCAAGCGGAAACGCTTAATCCTCTGGATCCTTCAACCACCAGCGCCTCTGTTCTATTCCACAGAGAAATT CTACTACCTCGGAACATCGCACACCTTCTTCTGCCATGTCTGTCACGCCGGCTAGGAGGCACGACGGTTCTGAATTCTCTGAGTTCGGCCTGGATCCGGAGCTCAGCTTTGGAATCACCGTTCGAAAAATA GGAGCTGGATTGCGAAATCTTGGAAATACTTGCTTCCTCAATTCGGTGCTGCAGTGTTTGACCCATACAGAGCCTCTGGCTGCATATCTACAAAGCGGAAAGCACAAAAGTTCAT GCCATGTTGCTGGATTTTGTGCTCTGTGTGCAATACAGAATCATGTAAGTCGTGCACTGCATGCATCTGGAAGAACATTATCCCCCGAGGATCTGGTTGGGAATCTGCGGT GCATATCACGAAATTTCCAAAATGCAAGGCAGGAGGATGCACATGAGTATATGGTCAACTTACTTGAATCAATGCATAAATGCTGCCTGCCTTCTGGTGTACCAAGTGAATCACCTAGTGCTTATGAGAAAAGTTTTGTTCATAAAATATTTGGTGGTCATCTGCGAAGTCAG GTGAAATGTCAGCAGTGTTCCTTTTGCTCCAACAAGTTTGATCCATTCTTAGATCTAAGCCTTGAAATTTTCAAGGCAGAATCATTGCAGAAAGCACTTGCAAATTTCACTGCTGCAGAATGGTTGGATGGAGGGGAGAGGCAATACAATTGTCAAAGATGCAAGCAGAAAGTTAGGGCTCTGAAACAGCTTACAGTTCATAAGGCACCTTATGTGCTAACTATTCACTTAAAGCGGTTCCATGCACACAATCCTGGACAGAAGATTAAAAAGAAGGTTCGGTTTGACTGTGCTCTGGACCTAAAACCTTTTGTCAGCGGCTCATAT GAAGGAGATGTGAAGTACTCTCTCTATGGGGTTTTGGTTCATTCTGGTTCTAGCACTCATTCTGGACATTATTACTGCTATGTCCGCACATCAAATGACATGTGGTATACCTTGGATGACAATAGG GTATACAATGTCAGTGAGCGAGAAGTGTTAAATCAGCAGGCATACATGTTATTTTATGTTCGTGATAGAAAAAATATTGTTTCTAGGAAATCTGTTGATATTATTAAGAAAGAGAACGGAAATACGGATTCTGCTGCAGCAAACCAAGTATTGAAGGGTCTTTCCAATGGTCTGGCAGAAAATAAATCTCGTGAACCTTCTTTAAATGCTCAAGCTCAGATAAAAATGTCAAATTTTGACTCATCAGTTGTTTCCTTTACGAAGTACAGTCTGGTTCAGCAAAAAAGTTGCCCTTCATTAACAGGAAGCTTTGTTCAAAATAAAAAACCTATATCTGATCCTTCTTCCAAGGAGCAGCCACACAAAGGATCACAAGGAGGGCTCTCCATTGTTGGCTCAGAGCACGAATGCTTGTCAACACTAGATAATTCAAGAAAGGAGAACTGTCTCCCTAGTTGTGTGAAAAGTTTGGTTGATCCAGCTGGAGATAATACCGACAAGAATGTGATTTCGAAAGATGTTAAGAACGAATCTCTTTTGTCGACTCTTACCTTCAGTAGTCCACAGACTTCTGCAGTACACAGAACCAATGGGAGCTCCCAGTTTCATAAG GTTGAAGTTTCCACGGCTGCTTCTATGTGTGATGCAACAGTTAGTATAGAGTGTAAAAACTCTATTGGGTGTCAAGGATTGGTTCCTAATGAGTCGGCAAATAGCTCCTTGACTACAGAGAGTGTTAATCAAAAGACCATGAAAAAACCgaaaaagaagtttttgaaatATCATCCTTTAAGGATGAATATTCGTTCATCCTTGCTACTCATGACAGTTTTAAGCTCACGGAAGAAAATtcacaaaagaaagaaaattcacAAAAGAAGCAAGTGCCACAatcttaaaaagaaaaagatggatAAACTCTCATCAAATGTTGGGCCATCTGATGATGGCACTGTGATAGAAAAACTTGTTGAAGGTGAATTTCAGAGGAGAGTCAATCAGAACTCTGCTGTGCTAGCAACAGCTGCACAAGGAGGAAATACATCATGTAGTGGTTCATCGACTAATCAATTTGAAGGTAGACAAGTACATAGTCTACAAGATGGTAAAAGGGATAAAATGCACAATAAATTTATGAGTATTCCTTCCCGAGGGTTTGAGGAGACAGTTG TTCCACGGTGGGATGATGTAGAATTGCCTCGATCTCAGTTGTTggagtcaagaaacaataatcCTGTCACCATCGGATATGTTGGAGATGAATG GGATGAAGAATATGATAAGGGGAAAAGAAAGAAGTTGAGGAGCAACAAGCCTAGCTTTGGTGGCCCAaatcttttccaagaaattgctACCGAGAAGTCAAAGTCAAAAAAGGCCAAGTTGGACCAATCTAGCTCAGGGAACGTGCCATTCAGGATATGA